One stretch of Pedobacter riviphilus DNA includes these proteins:
- a CDS encoding glycoside hydrolase family 43 protein — MKKLIYLSILLLSTVCNAQVQSKKDVYLFAYFKGNGEDGLHLAYSNDAYNWTALKNDQSFLSPTVSKDKLMRDPCIIRGADGLFHMVWTVSWKDKGIGYASSKDLINWSEQQFLPVMIKEDGARNTWAPEITYDSSTKTYMIYWATTITGKFNETASTAENGYNHRLYYVTTKDFKTFSETKLLYDPGFNVIDATIVKEGKQFIMFLKDETREPAQKNIKIAYANQLTGSYSKAGSPITGNYWAEGPTTLKIGNNWMVYFDKYRDHKYGAIQSVDLKNWTDVSDKISLPKGLRHGTILTIKEKELEALLKQ, encoded by the coding sequence ATGAAAAAACTAATATACCTTTCCATACTGCTGTTATCAACAGTCTGTAATGCCCAGGTACAGTCTAAAAAAGACGTTTATCTCTTTGCTTATTTTAAAGGCAATGGTGAGGATGGTTTACACCTTGCTTATAGTAACGATGCATACAATTGGACAGCGCTTAAAAACGATCAATCGTTCCTTAGCCCTACTGTAAGCAAAGATAAGCTAATGAGAGATCCCTGCATTATACGTGGGGCTGATGGCTTATTTCACATGGTTTGGACAGTAAGCTGGAAAGATAAAGGCATTGGTTATGCCAGCTCGAAAGACCTGATTAACTGGAGTGAACAACAGTTTTTACCCGTTATGATTAAAGAAGATGGCGCCAGGAACACATGGGCTCCCGAAATAACCTACGATAGCAGTACCAAAACCTATATGATTTATTGGGCAACCACCATTACAGGCAAATTTAACGAAACAGCTTCGACAGCAGAAAACGGCTACAACCATCGCTTATATTATGTTACCACTAAAGATTTCAAAACCTTTTCTGAAACTAAACTGCTCTACGATCCGGGCTTTAATGTTATCGATGCTACTATTGTGAAAGAAGGTAAACAGTTTATCATGTTTTTAAAAGACGAAACCCGTGAACCTGCTCAAAAGAATATCAAAATAGCCTATGCCAATCAGTTAACTGGCTCTTACAGTAAGGCAGGAAGTCCAATTACCGGAAATTACTGGGCTGAGGGACCAACAACCTTAAAAATCGGCAATAACTGGATGGTTTATTTCGATAAGTACCGCGATCATAAATATGGGGCAATCCAATCTGTAGATTTAAAAAACTGGACTGATGTTTCAGATAAAATCTCTTTACCAAAAGGTTTAAGGCATGGCACCATATTAACCATCAAAGAAAAAGAACTTGAGGCTTTATTAAAGCAATAA
- a CDS encoding glycoside hydrolase family 127 protein produces MKKIVIAVLFASVCAAAFGQTSLQPFNLTEVRLLEGPFKQAQETDKKYMLSLDADRLLAPYLREAGLKPKAASYGNWENTGLDGHIGGHYLSALALMYASTGDIKVKERLEYMIAELDKCQLKNGDGYLAGIPGGKDIWKEIKAGNIKSSSFSLNGKWVPLYNIHKIYAGLYDAYAVAGNTKAKQMLIKLTDWCVDLVSNLSDQQIQELLKSEHGGLNETFAHVYAITGNQKYLQLAKRFSDQSILKPLLKNTDALNGLHANTQIPKVIGFEQIALLDKDPSWANAAAFFWKTVVEHRTVAIGGNSVREHFHPANDFSSMTESREGPETCNSYNMLKLTKQLFLAAPSNTYLDYYERTLYNHILSSQRPEGGFVYFTPMRPGHYRTYSSPQESFWCCVGSGLESHGKYGELIYAHSGNDLYVNLFIPSTLNWKEKGIQLTQQTLFPDAENTTLKLQLKNKQRFALHFRQPAWIEKGKMTVLVNGKKVMVKSDENGYASIDRVWAAGDVLNISLPMHTTTEFMPDGSDWVAFLHGPIVLAAAMDTLSQPNLTADGSRMGHIASGALFPISDAPLVTGAKNALADEITLIDKNSFTFNARNAIYQPKYKSLKLVPFYSLAEKRYVVYFPYSSPEALSKRAMAIKLAEEEKMKMEQKTIDLINTGEQQPESDHNFKGEQTDNGTYRERHFRNGKAWFSYVLKNKDLLGTKLSLTYFGKEKNKNFSILINGVAVENVKLDGSKGDVFYTQEYQIPKTLLKTDLEVKFVADQGSAIANIYEVRLLK; encoded by the coding sequence ATGAAAAAAATAGTTATTGCGGTATTATTTGCATCGGTGTGTGCAGCGGCATTTGGGCAAACCAGTTTGCAGCCATTTAATTTAACAGAAGTTCGATTACTCGAAGGACCTTTTAAACAGGCTCAGGAAACCGATAAAAAGTATATGCTATCGCTGGATGCGGATAGACTTCTGGCGCCATATTTAAGAGAAGCGGGGCTAAAGCCTAAGGCAGCATCTTACGGAAACTGGGAAAACACAGGTTTAGATGGGCATATCGGCGGACATTATTTATCGGCCCTTGCTTTAATGTATGCTTCTACCGGAGATATAAAAGTAAAAGAGCGGTTGGAATATATGATTGCCGAACTGGATAAATGTCAGCTTAAAAATGGTGATGGGTATTTGGCGGGGATCCCAGGAGGCAAGGATATCTGGAAAGAGATTAAAGCCGGAAATATAAAATCATCCAGTTTTTCGCTAAATGGAAAATGGGTGCCCCTTTACAATATCCATAAAATTTATGCCGGGCTTTACGATGCTTACGCAGTTGCAGGCAATACAAAAGCAAAGCAGATGCTTATTAAACTAACGGATTGGTGCGTAGATCTGGTCTCCAATTTATCCGATCAGCAAATACAGGAATTATTAAAGAGCGAACATGGCGGATTAAATGAAACTTTCGCCCATGTTTACGCGATAACGGGCAACCAAAAGTACCTTCAGTTGGCCAAACGGTTTTCAGATCAATCTATCTTAAAGCCACTATTAAAAAATACGGATGCGCTGAATGGTTTGCACGCAAACACGCAGATTCCTAAGGTGATTGGTTTTGAACAGATTGCCTTGCTGGACAAAGATCCTTCCTGGGCAAATGCAGCTGCTTTCTTTTGGAAAACAGTGGTGGAACATAGAACCGTAGCCATTGGCGGAAATAGCGTTAGAGAACATTTTCATCCAGCCAATGATTTTTCTTCGATGACAGAATCGCGCGAAGGACCTGAAACCTGCAATTCTTACAATATGCTGAAGCTTACTAAACAGTTATTTTTAGCAGCTCCTTCAAACACTTACCTTGATTACTACGAACGTACACTTTATAATCACATCCTTTCTTCGCAAAGGCCAGAAGGTGGTTTTGTATATTTTACACCAATGCGGCCAGGACATTACCGTACCTATTCAAGTCCACAGGAAAGTTTCTGGTGCTGTGTAGGTTCGGGATTGGAGAGCCATGGTAAATATGGCGAATTAATTTATGCACACAGTGGAAATGATCTTTATGTAAATCTTTTTATCCCTTCTACTTTAAATTGGAAAGAAAAAGGTATTCAGCTTACACAACAAACGCTTTTTCCTGATGCGGAAAATACGACACTCAAACTTCAATTAAAAAACAAACAGCGTTTTGCTTTACATTTCCGTCAGCCAGCCTGGATAGAAAAGGGAAAAATGACCGTGTTGGTCAATGGAAAAAAGGTAATGGTAAAAAGTGATGAAAACGGTTATGCCAGTATCGACCGTGTTTGGGCTGCTGGCGATGTGCTTAATATTTCATTACCGATGCACACCACTACTGAATTTATGCCTGATGGTTCTGATTGGGTGGCTTTTCTGCATGGCCCGATTGTACTTGCTGCGGCAATGGATACTTTAAGTCAGCCTAATTTAACCGCTGATGGCAGCAGGATGGGGCATATTGCTTCGGGAGCACTGTTCCCGATTAGCGATGCACCACTCGTTACAGGAGCTAAAAATGCCTTAGCAGACGAAATTACATTGATTGATAAAAACAGTTTTACTTTCAATGCTCGAAATGCAATCTATCAACCCAAATACAAATCCTTAAAATTAGTTCCTTTTTACAGCCTGGCCGAAAAGCGCTATGTGGTTTATTTTCCCTACAGTAGTCCTGAAGCATTATCGAAACGCGCGATGGCGATTAAGTTGGCTGAAGAAGAAAAGATGAAAATGGAACAGAAAACCATCGATCTGATTAATACCGGAGAGCAACAGCCAGAATCGGATCATAATTTTAAAGGTGAGCAAACCGATAATGGAACCTATCGGGAAAGGCATTTTAGAAATGGGAAAGCATGGTTTAGTTATGTGTTAAAGAACAAAGATTTATTAGGCACCAAGCTGAGTTTAACATATTTCGGAAAGGAAAAGAATAAAAACTTCTCTATCCTGATCAATGGCGTTGCTGTTGAAAATGTAAAGTTAGATGGGAGCAAGGGCGATGTTTTTTATACGCAGGAATATCAAATTCCGAAAACGTTGTTAAAAACAGATTTAGAAGTGAAATTCGTTGCCGATCAGGGATCTGCTATAGCCAATATATATGAAGTAAGGTTGCTGAAGTAG
- a CDS encoding rhamnogalacturonan acetylesterase, with the protein MKSDKPFYFSVAVPEGNYKITVTLGDPKGPALSTVKAESRRLMLENVKTSAGQSLAKTFIVNVKDKHIADGQLVSLKPRELTKLDWDDKLTLEFDHQTALQALEITKVEDQVTVFLAGNSTVVNQDDEPWASWGQMIPRFFKPGVAIANHAESGLTLGSFLGSKRLAKILSVMKPGDYLFIEFGHNDQKDKGPNDGAYKSYTERLKTFISKVKKKGGIPVVVTSTSRRSFGPEGKIINSLGDFPAAARKVAAAEQVALIDLNAMTSTLFNALGEEASKKAFVHYPANSYPGQDKALADNTHFNPYGAYEIAQCVILGIKEQQLGIAKYLVDDLPKFDPAKPDNPANWHWPESPKSSVVKPDGN; encoded by the coding sequence GTGAAAAGTGATAAACCTTTTTATTTTTCGGTTGCAGTTCCTGAAGGAAATTACAAAATAACAGTTACACTTGGCGATCCGAAAGGCCCTGCGTTAAGCACAGTAAAAGCAGAATCGAGAAGGTTGATGCTCGAAAATGTGAAAACCTCTGCAGGGCAATCGCTAGCCAAAACATTTATCGTAAACGTTAAAGATAAACACATTGCTGACGGCCAACTGGTTTCGTTAAAACCACGCGAACTTACCAAACTCGATTGGGATGATAAACTGACCCTGGAATTTGACCATCAAACGGCACTACAGGCACTCGAAATTACGAAGGTTGAAGACCAGGTTACTGTTTTCTTAGCCGGGAACTCAACTGTGGTGAACCAGGATGATGAGCCTTGGGCATCGTGGGGGCAAATGATCCCGCGGTTTTTTAAGCCAGGGGTTGCCATTGCCAATCATGCCGAATCGGGCCTAACACTGGGCTCGTTTTTGGGGAGCAAGCGATTAGCGAAGATTTTAAGTGTGATGAAGCCTGGTGATTATCTGTTTATCGAATTTGGACATAACGATCAAAAAGATAAAGGACCAAACGATGGCGCTTATAAATCTTACACCGAAAGGTTAAAAACATTCATTTCGAAAGTGAAGAAAAAAGGCGGAATCCCGGTGGTGGTAACCTCAACCAGCAGAAGATCTTTTGGCCCTGAGGGGAAAATTATAAATTCTCTTGGTGATTTCCCTGCTGCAGCACGAAAGGTAGCCGCCGCAGAGCAAGTGGCTTTAATCGATCTGAATGCCATGACATCGACTTTATTTAATGCCCTGGGTGAAGAAGCATCTAAAAAAGCCTTTGTTCATTACCCAGCAAACAGTTATCCTGGTCAGGATAAAGCTTTGGCCGATAATACGCACTTTAATCCTTATGGCGCTTATGAAATTGCGCAATGTGTTATTTTAGGCATTAAAGAGCAGCAATTGGGAATTGCCAAATATTTGGTAGATGATCTACCAAAATTTGATCCTGCAAAACCAGATAACCCGGCAAATTGGCATTGGCCAGAAAGTCCGAAAAGCAGTGTGGTTAAACCAGATGGTAATTAA